The following proteins come from a genomic window of Thiothrix winogradskyi:
- a CDS encoding SPOR domain-containing protein — MDNKATTKRMIGAVVLVLVAALLLAWLLKGKNRDGQQDLAMNQAAETKPILGFPGVGGADQKPTIVGDDPNAAAQQQGAAQGAGIDVTQQAAGTTQQAGGANLIPGVDVKLPETVPNTTGFDVRPGAGGEVRDLVDTDGKVKDGTGSMGTGDAKASTSQAAGGAPAAGQPAAAPVVDAKAPAAADTKNNQAAAPSASQKDKPAAPAAEPEEKKPSSKVVLVNEKPVPRAASEASAAQAAAKKAAEEKAAAAKAAADKAAKAAADKAAAAKVAADKAAAEKAAAAKSVALAGGGAAAGNAAGGAGSFSIQVLASSDKAKADAAAAPLKADGHNVSVASVNVGGKTVYRVSVTGFADRAGAEASQAKMKSRYKQNQAIQGSFVTSSK; from the coding sequence ATGGATAACAAGGCTACAACCAAACGAATGATTGGCGCAGTCGTGCTGGTACTCGTTGCCGCATTGCTGTTGGCATGGTTGCTGAAAGGCAAAAACCGTGATGGTCAGCAAGATCTGGCAATGAATCAGGCGGCTGAAACCAAGCCTATTTTAGGCTTCCCTGGGGTTGGTGGTGCTGATCAGAAACCCACAATCGTCGGTGATGACCCGAATGCGGCAGCCCAGCAACAAGGTGCAGCGCAAGGTGCTGGCATTGATGTCACGCAACAAGCCGCAGGCACTACCCAGCAAGCCGGTGGCGCTAACCTGATTCCGGGTGTTGATGTCAAATTACCGGAGACTGTTCCTAATACCACTGGTTTTGATGTGCGCCCCGGTGCTGGTGGTGAAGTACGTGATTTGGTTGATACCGATGGTAAAGTAAAAGATGGTACGGGTAGCATGGGAACTGGCGATGCAAAAGCCAGTACTTCTCAGGCGGCTGGCGGCGCTCCTGCTGCTGGACAACCGGCGGCTGCACCAGTCGTTGATGCTAAAGCACCTGCGGCGGCTGATACTAAAAATAACCAAGCAGCGGCTCCTTCCGCCTCTCAGAAAGATAAGCCAGCGGCTCCGGCTGCTGAACCTGAAGAGAAAAAGCCTAGCTCGAAAGTTGTGTTAGTTAATGAAAAGCCAGTGCCTAGAGCTGCTTCAGAAGCTAGTGCCGCACAGGCTGCTGCTAAAAAGGCGGCGGAAGAGAAAGCGGCTGCTGCCAAAGCCGCAGCCGATAAGGCTGCCAAGGCTGCTGCTGATAAAGCCGCCGCTGCCAAAGTTGCCGCTGATAAAGCTGCTGCCGAGAAAGCCGCTGCTGCCAAATCTGTTGCTTTAGCCGGTGGTGGTGCAGCAGCAGGCAATGCGGCTGGTGGTGCAGGTAGCTTCTCTATCCAAGTCTTGGCCAGCTCTGATAAGGCGAAAGCGGATGCCGCTGCTGCACCTCTTAAAGCCGATGGTCACAATGTCTCAGTTGCATCGGTCAATGTCGGTGGCAAGACGGTTTATCGCGTTAGTGTCACGGGTTTTGCTGACCGCGCTGGGGCTGAAGCCTCTCAAGCGAAGATGAAATCGCGTTACAAACAAAACCAAGCCATTCAAGGCAGTTTCGTGACTAGTAGCAAGTAA
- a CDS encoding CvpA family protein, producing the protein MTADILDISIIVLIVLSAVIGLIRGFVREAFSLITWVAALGFAFLYYEQLAVHVPFEGQGKLGQVVIAFIVIFLGVLIVGSIINHLLSAAVSSVGLGGVDYLLGGAFGILRGGLIVTLLVLLFSAVGKYSEANWWKESRLMPWFQHNAIMLKEMIPNKLPEELPGIFSNKP; encoded by the coding sequence ATGACAGCAGATATTCTGGATATAAGCATTATTGTCCTGATTGTCCTGTCAGCAGTTATTGGGCTGATTCGCGGGTTTGTCAGGGAAGCCTTTTCCCTGATAACGTGGGTTGCGGCTTTAGGGTTTGCCTTTTTGTACTATGAGCAATTAGCGGTGCATGTGCCTTTTGAGGGGCAGGGCAAACTGGGACAAGTGGTGATAGCGTTTATTGTTATTTTCCTCGGTGTGTTGATAGTTGGTTCGATTATCAACCATTTGCTGAGCGCGGCGGTGTCTTCTGTCGGCTTGGGAGGGGTTGATTATCTGTTGGGTGGTGCATTTGGTATTTTGCGGGGTGGTTTGATTGTCACCCTGTTGGTACTGCTATTTAGTGCGGTGGGAAAATATTCCGAAGCAAATTGGTGGAAAGAGTCGCGGCTGATGCCGTGGTTTCAACACAACGCAATTATGCTGAAGGAAATGATCCCCAATAAGCTCCCGGAAGAACTTCCCGGTATTTTTTCCAACAAACCCTAA
- the purF gene encoding amidophosphoribosyltransferase has product MCGIIGIIGHEPVNQALYDGLTVLQHRGQDAAGIVTSDGRKLYLRRDNGLVKDVFNERHMAMLQGNMGIGHVRYPTAGSSSSAEAQPFYVNSPYGISLAHNGNLTNAHVLKKELYRQDRRQINTESDSEILLNVFAQELLGQDALHVMPEDIFAAVEGVHRRCKGAYAVVAMLTRDGLVGFRDPNGIRPLVYGVRETPHGKEFMLASESVALDVQGYRLVRDIEPGEAIFIRPDGQVFTRQCAKNPSYNTCIFEYVYFARPDSIIDNVFVHKARMRMGRKMAEYVMREWPDNDIDVVIPIPDTSRTSALEMAYTLGVPYREGFIKNRYIGRTFIMPGQEKRKKSVRQKLNSLALEFKGKNVMLVDDSIVRGTTSGEIVQMARDAGAKKVYFASASPPIKFPNIYGIDMPAAKELIAHGRTEEEVAQAIGVDRLIYLPLPDLIAAVSKGNPRLKAFDCSVFTGHYATGENGDYFAELEALRNDEQQTKREKNMAAIDICNSD; this is encoded by the coding sequence ATGTGCGGAATTATCGGGATTATCGGTCATGAACCTGTCAATCAGGCACTTTATGATGGTCTGACGGTTTTACAACACCGTGGACAGGATGCCGCAGGGATTGTGACCAGTGATGGCAGAAAATTGTACCTGCGCCGTGACAACGGTTTGGTGAAAGACGTTTTCAATGAACGTCACATGGCGATGCTGCAAGGCAATATGGGCATAGGGCATGTGCGTTACCCAACGGCGGGTTCATCGTCTTCGGCGGAGGCTCAGCCATTTTATGTGAATAGCCCTTATGGTATTTCCTTAGCACACAATGGCAACCTGACCAATGCGCATGTACTGAAAAAAGAGCTGTACCGGCAAGATCGCCGCCAGATCAATACCGAATCCGATTCTGAAATCCTTCTAAACGTGTTTGCGCAGGAATTGCTGGGTCAAGATGCGTTGCATGTAATGCCGGAAGATATTTTTGCGGCGGTGGAAGGGGTGCATCGGCGTTGCAAAGGTGCGTATGCAGTGGTGGCGATGTTGACCCGCGATGGTTTGGTAGGTTTCCGTGACCCGAATGGGATCCGCCCCTTAGTGTACGGCGTGCGTGAAACGCCGCATGGCAAAGAATTTATGCTGGCTTCCGAAAGCGTGGCATTGGATGTGCAAGGCTACCGCTTGGTGCGCGATATTGAGCCGGGTGAAGCCATTTTCATTCGCCCCGATGGTCAGGTATTCACTCGTCAGTGTGCCAAGAATCCCAGCTACAACACCTGTATTTTTGAATACGTATATTTTGCCCGACCCGACTCGATTATTGACAATGTGTTTGTGCATAAAGCGCGGATGCGTATGGGGCGCAAAATGGCGGAATACGTGATGCGTGAATGGCCGGATAATGACATTGACGTGGTGATTCCGATTCCTGATACCAGCCGTACCTCTGCGTTGGAAATGGCGTATACCCTCGGTGTGCCGTACCGCGAAGGCTTTATCAAAAACCGTTACATTGGGCGCACCTTTATTATGCCGGGGCAGGAGAAGCGTAAAAAATCGGTGCGTCAAAAACTCAACTCCTTGGCGTTAGAATTCAAGGGGAAAAATGTCATGCTGGTGGATGATTCCATTGTGCGCGGCACGACTTCCGGTGAAATTGTGCAGATGGCACGCGATGCGGGTGCGAAAAAAGTGTATTTTGCTTCGGCTTCACCACCGATCAAATTCCCGAATATTTACGGCATTGATATGCCAGCGGCGAAGGAACTTATTGCGCATGGGCGTACCGAAGAGGAGGTGGCGCAAGCCATCGGCGTGGATCGCTTGATCTATTTGCCCTTGCCCGATTTGATTGCAGCAGTGAGTAAGGGCAATCCGCGCTTGAAGGCTTTCGATTGCTCGGTATTCACCGGGCATTATGCCACCGGAGAAAACGGTGACTATTTTGCTGAATTAGAGGCTTTACGGAATGACGAACAACAAACAAAACGCGAAAAAAATATGGCTGCCATTGATATTTGCAACAGCGATTAG
- a CDS encoding L,D-transpeptidase codes for MAEPNVTPLHLPPLPVSAAEAVPASDERFTALLAKLAQDFPSYSTAQVLVVDATAQTLILVENGQAVNEWVISTATNGLGSAKGSQQTPLGVHRVAKKFGDGAPLGTIFKARQNTGRVAQILLGADERSTADNVTTRILWLDGLEPGVNKGGNVDSYDRYIYIHGTDEEGRLGNPASHGCIRMRNADVIDLFNRVDEDTLVVITQKREG; via the coding sequence ATGGCAGAGCCAAATGTGACTCCCTTACATTTGCCACCTTTGCCCGTGTCGGCAGCGGAGGCAGTACCCGCCAGTGATGAACGCTTTACTGCACTGCTCGCTAAGTTGGCACAGGATTTTCCGAGCTATTCAACCGCACAGGTATTGGTGGTGGACGCCACCGCACAAACGCTGATCTTAGTGGAAAACGGGCAGGCGGTGAATGAGTGGGTGATTTCCACTGCCACTAACGGTTTGGGGAGTGCCAAAGGGAGTCAGCAAACCCCGTTAGGTGTGCATCGGGTGGCAAAAAAATTCGGTGATGGTGCGCCGTTGGGAACCATCTTCAAAGCACGGCAAAATACTGGGCGTGTTGCGCAAATTCTGCTTGGTGCGGATGAGCGCAGTACCGCTGATAATGTCACCACTCGTATTCTGTGGTTGGATGGCTTAGAGCCGGGTGTGAATAAAGGCGGTAATGTGGATTCGTATGACCGCTATATTTACATTCACGGTACGGACGAAGAAGGCAGGCTGGGGAATCCGGCTTCGCACGGCTGCATTCGGATGCGCAATGCCGATGTGATCGACTTGTTCAACCGCGTGGATGAAGATACCTTGGTGGTGATTACTCAGAAACGCGAGGGATAA
- a CDS encoding O-succinylhomoserine sulfhydrylase, whose translation MNHNEWDFETLAVRAGHVRTNEGEHSEAIFPTSSFVFGSAAEAAARFAGTKPGNIYARFTNPTVRYFQERLAALEGGESCVATASGMSAILAVMLGLLKAGDHVVCSRAVFGTTTLLLQNIIGKFGVTFSFVELTDMSAWEAALQPNTRLLFVETPANPLTEIVDIRELADLAHRHGSLLVVDNCFCTPALQRPLDLGADIVVHSATKYLDGQGRALGGAVVGDKERVGKDVYGVLRNGGMTMSPFNAWIFLKGLETLSLRMKAHCENAMQLAQWLETHPAIERVHYPGLASHPQHALAQQQQSGFGGIVSFIVKGGQEAAWQVVDATQMLSITANLGDAKTTITHPATTTHGRLSPEQKAQAGIAAGLLRVSVGLESVRDIQRDLARGLDAL comes from the coding sequence TTGAACCATAACGAGTGGGATTTTGAAACGCTGGCAGTCCGTGCTGGTCATGTGCGCACCAACGAAGGCGAGCATTCGGAAGCCATTTTCCCAACCTCCAGCTTTGTGTTTGGCAGTGCAGCGGAAGCGGCAGCGCGGTTTGCTGGGACTAAGCCGGGGAATATCTATGCACGGTTTACTAACCCGACCGTGCGTTATTTTCAGGAACGTCTCGCCGCGTTAGAAGGCGGGGAGAGCTGTGTGGCTACCGCATCGGGGATGTCGGCGATTTTGGCGGTGATGTTGGGCTTGCTGAAAGCGGGGGATCATGTGGTGTGTTCCCGCGCTGTTTTCGGAACGACTACGCTATTGCTGCAAAATATTATCGGCAAATTCGGAGTGACCTTTAGCTTTGTCGAATTGACCGATATGAGCGCTTGGGAAGCGGCGTTGCAACCGAATACGCGCTTATTGTTCGTGGAAACACCGGCTAATCCGTTAACCGAAATTGTGGATATTCGTGAATTAGCCGATTTAGCTCACCGTCACGGTAGCTTACTGGTGGTCGATAACTGTTTCTGTACCCCGGCTTTGCAACGCCCGTTGGATTTGGGGGCGGATATTGTGGTGCATTCCGCCACCAAGTATTTGGATGGTCAGGGGCGGGCGCTAGGCGGTGCTGTAGTCGGTGATAAAGAACGTGTCGGTAAGGATGTCTACGGGGTGTTGCGCAATGGTGGCATGACCATGAGTCCGTTTAATGCGTGGATTTTCCTGAAGGGTTTGGAAACATTGTCGCTGCGGATGAAGGCGCATTGCGAGAATGCCATGCAACTGGCGCAATGGTTGGAAACACATCCGGCGATTGAGCGGGTGCATTATCCGGGGTTGGCATCGCACCCTCAACACGCGCTGGCGCAACAGCAGCAAAGCGGTTTCGGCGGTATTGTTTCCTTTATCGTGAAAGGTGGGCAGGAAGCCGCTTGGCAAGTGGTAGACGCGACTCAAATGCTCTCGATTACCGCGAATCTGGGGGATGCCAAAACCACGATTACGCACCCTGCGACCACGACGCATGGGCGCTTAAGCCCTGAGCAAAAGGCTCAAGCGGGGATTGCTGCCGGTTTATTGCGGGTATCCGTAGGGTTGGAAAGTGTGCGGGATATTCAACGTGATTTGGCTCGCGGCTTGGATGCGCTTTAA
- the hemE gene encoding uroporphyrinogen decarboxylase, with the protein MTDLKNDRFLRALLKQPVDTTPIWIMRQAGRYLPEYRATRARAGSFMDLCKNADLACEVTLQPLERYALDAAILFSDILTIPDAMGLGLYFSEGEGPRFTNPVQSMADIEKIGIPDPEGELQYVMNAVRTIRRELDGRVPLIGFTGSPWTLATYMVEGSSSKEFAKVKGMLYDNPKALHLLLDKLADSIILYLNAQIAAGAQAAMIFDTWGGSLTPATYREFSLRYMQKIVDGVTRENDGRKVPVILFTKGGAQWLEPMADTGCDGLGLDWTINIADARARVGDRVALQGNMDPCVLYASPEVIRQQVADILASYGQGSGHVFNLGHGIHQHINPENVGVLVDAVHELGKQYHA; encoded by the coding sequence ATGACCGATCTTAAAAACGACCGTTTTTTACGTGCACTCCTGAAACAGCCAGTCGATACCACGCCCATTTGGATTATGCGTCAAGCCGGGCGTTATTTGCCTGAATACCGTGCTACCCGCGCCCGCGCTGGCAGCTTCATGGATTTGTGCAAAAATGCCGACCTTGCTTGCGAAGTTACCCTGCAACCGCTAGAACGTTACGCGCTGGATGCGGCAATCCTGTTTTCCGACATCCTCACCATTCCCGATGCAATGGGCTTAGGCTTGTACTTCTCGGAAGGCGAAGGTCCGCGTTTCACTAACCCTGTGCAAAGCATGGCGGATATAGAGAAGATCGGCATTCCCGACCCCGAAGGCGAATTGCAGTACGTGATGAATGCCGTGCGCACCATCCGCCGCGAACTCGACGGGCGTGTTCCCCTGATCGGTTTCACCGGCAGCCCGTGGACGCTTGCCACGTACATGGTGGAAGGCAGTTCCAGCAAGGAATTCGCCAAGGTGAAGGGCATGTTGTACGACAACCCCAAAGCTCTGCACCTGCTGTTGGATAAACTCGCTGACAGCATTATCCTCTACCTGAATGCGCAAATTGCAGCCGGTGCGCAAGCGGCGATGATCTTTGATACCTGGGGCGGTTCACTGACACCCGCCACTTACCGTGAATTCTCCCTGCGTTACATGCAGAAAATCGTCGATGGCGTGACCCGTGAAAATGACGGTCGCAAAGTTCCTGTCATCCTCTTCACCAAAGGCGGGGCGCAATGGCTCGAACCGATGGCAGATACGGGTTGCGATGGTTTGGGGCTGGATTGGACGATTAATATTGCCGACGCTCGCGCCCGTGTGGGTGACAGAGTTGCGTTGCAAGGCAATATGGATCCTTGTGTGCTGTATGCGTCACCGGAGGTAATTCGTCAGCAAGTCGCTGATATTTTGGCGAGTTACGGGCAAGGGTCTGGGCATGTGTTTAATCTGGGGCATGGGATTCACCAGCATATCAACCCAGAAAATGTCGGCGTATTGGTGGATGCCGTGCATGAGCTGGGTAAGCAGTATCACGCTTGA
- a CDS encoding GatB/YqeY domain-containing protein, translated as MSLKAQITEDMKTAMRAHEKAQLGVIRLILAAIKQQEVDTRIEMDDTAVLVVLDKMTKQRRESIRQYSDAGRTDLVAQEEYELGIIQTYLPQPLSAAELDDLIQQAMAETGAVSVRDMGKVMTWLKPKAQGRTDMGQVSGLIKARLGG; from the coding sequence ATGAGCCTCAAGGCACAAATCACTGAAGACATGAAAACCGCCATGCGTGCGCATGAAAAGGCGCAACTTGGCGTGATTCGTCTGATTCTCGCGGCGATTAAGCAGCAAGAAGTCGATACGCGCATCGAAATGGACGATACCGCCGTGCTGGTGGTGTTGGACAAAATGACCAAACAGCGCCGCGAATCCATCCGCCAATACAGCGATGCAGGCCGCACCGATTTGGTCGCTCAGGAAGAATATGAACTGGGTATTATCCAGACCTACCTTCCACAACCCCTCAGTGCCGCCGAATTGGATGACCTCATCCAGCAAGCGATGGCTGAAACGGGCGCAGTATCGGTACGCGACATGGGCAAAGTCATGACATGGCTAAAACCCAAAGCGCAAGGCCGTACTGACATGGGACAAGTGAGCGGACTGATCAAAGCCCGTCTCGGCGGCTAA
- the rpsU gene encoding 30S ribosomal protein S21, giving the protein MPSVKVRDTEPFEVALRRFKRTCEKAGVVADVRAREFYEKPTSVRKRMRAAAVKRNLKRISRDLNRRVRMY; this is encoded by the coding sequence ATGCCTAGTGTAAAAGTACGTGATACCGAGCCTTTTGAAGTTGCTCTGCGCCGTTTCAAGCGCACCTGTGAAAAAGCTGGCGTTGTAGCTGACGTTCGCGCCCGTGAATTCTATGAAAAGCCTACCTCTGTACGCAAGCGTATGCGTGCTGCGGCGGTGAAGCGCAACCTGAAGCGCATTTCCCGTGACCTCAACCGTCGCGTGCGTATGTACTGA
- the fur gene encoding ferric iron uptake transcriptional regulator gives MEEKDIKRAGLKITQPRVKILDLLSNSHEHHLSAEDIYKSLLGNGEEIGLATVYRVLTQFEAAGLVNRHHFEGGQAVFELATEEHHDHMVCMKTGKVIEFYDEIIEQRQRELAKQHNFRIKDHSLILYGEFINETDKSA, from the coding sequence GTGGAAGAGAAGGATATTAAACGTGCTGGTTTGAAAATCACACAGCCACGAGTCAAAATTCTCGATTTATTAAGCAATTCACACGAACATCACCTCAGTGCCGAAGACATTTACAAATCGTTGCTAGGAAATGGTGAAGAAATTGGGCTTGCTACCGTTTATCGAGTGCTTACCCAATTTGAAGCCGCTGGCTTGGTCAACCGCCACCATTTTGAAGGCGGGCAAGCGGTATTTGAACTCGCTACCGAAGAGCATCACGACCACATGGTGTGCATGAAAACCGGCAAGGTTATTGAGTTTTACGACGAAATCATTGAGCAACGTCAACGCGAGCTGGCAAAACAACACAATTTCCGCATTAAGGATCATTCCTTGATTCTCTACGGCGAATTTATCAACGAAACGGACAAAAGCGCGTGA
- a CDS encoding outer membrane protein assembly factor BamE, whose protein sequence is MIKPIISLTLSAVLLLGGCTSYKMEIQQGNYITREELALVQPGMSAAQVQATLGTPLLVDDFHKDRWDYVFYLKSPDGTVQRSSVTVFFQNGAVRDIRNEVVPVNVKAK, encoded by the coding sequence ATGATAAAGCCTATCATTTCACTCACCCTTTCTGCCGTTCTGTTATTGGGCGGCTGTACTTCTTACAAAATGGAAATTCAGCAGGGTAATTACATTACCCGCGAAGAGTTGGCGTTGGTACAGCCGGGCATGAGTGCGGCGCAAGTACAGGCTACCTTGGGGACACCACTTTTGGTGGATGATTTCCACAAAGACCGTTGGGATTATGTGTTTTACCTGAAATCACCGGATGGCACCGTACAACGTAGCAGTGTCACGGTATTTTTCCAGAATGGGGCAGTACGCGATATTCGCAATGAAGTCGTGCCGGTTAACGTTAAAGCCAAATAA
- a CDS encoding RnfH family protein, producing MANPDTLTIEVVYPLPHEQLLMKAQVSDGSTIRDGIQASGILKHYPELNLDTLEAGIFGKLAKLDTPLRERDRIEIYRPLIADPKAVRKQRAAEGKVMKKGES from the coding sequence ATGGCAAACCCTGATACCCTCACCATCGAAGTGGTTTACCCCCTACCCCATGAGCAATTACTCATGAAAGCGCAGGTGTCGGATGGCAGCACTATCCGTGACGGCATCCAAGCCTCTGGCATTCTGAAACATTACCCCGAATTGAATCTTGATACCTTGGAAGCGGGCATTTTCGGTAAACTTGCCAAGCTAGACACACCCTTGCGGGAACGGGATCGCATCGAAATTTACCGCCCCTTGATCGCCGACCCCAAAGCGGTGCGCAAACAACGTGCCGCTGAAGGTAAAGTCATGAAAAAAGGTGAAAGCTAA
- a CDS encoding type II toxin-antitoxin system RatA family toxin, translated as MAHISRCALVPYSPAQMYQLVDDINLYPQFLPWCRTAVEHQRDTDQVKASIEIAKGAVNKRFTTLNRLQKDKIIEMRLIDGPFQHLHGFWRFDELKAGACKVSLDLDFEFSNKILSLVVGPVFNQVANTLVDSFVERAKKVYGKP; from the coding sequence ATGGCGCATATTAGTCGCTGTGCATTAGTGCCTTACAGCCCTGCACAAATGTACCAACTGGTCGACGATATCAACCTCTACCCGCAGTTCCTGCCTTGGTGTAGGACAGCGGTGGAGCATCAGCGTGATACCGATCAAGTCAAAGCCAGTATCGAAATTGCCAAAGGTGCAGTGAACAAACGCTTCACGACGCTCAACCGCCTGCAAAAGGACAAAATCATTGAAATGCGCCTGATTGACGGCCCGTTTCAACATTTGCACGGTTTTTGGCGTTTTGATGAACTCAAAGCCGGGGCATGTAAGGTGTCGCTGGATCTGGATTTCGAGTTTTCCAACAAGATTTTGAGCCTCGTGGTTGGTCCAGTATTTAACCAAGTCGCCAACACCTTGGTCGATTCGTTTGTCGAAAGAGCGAAAAAAGTTTATGGCAAACCCTGA
- a CDS encoding AAA family ATPase: MSLHTSDILWEAMRNPAFYPHTTHNIQVIHTHISTIFLTGEFAYKVKKPVNFGFLDFSQLADRQHFCEEEIRLNRRLAPQIYLEVVPILQIGNTYQLGSAATPAAAINATVVEYAVKMRQFDPAQQLDRLLAAEHLPIEYMDEIATRLTQFHQQAESAPTASAWGTPDSILAPMQQNFAMLRQHLHDLVVLQPTLMTRLSVLEAWTQQEYSRCHTNLLQRRQNGHIRACHGDLHLGNIALIDSKITFFDGIEFNEALRWIDTASDTAFLLMDLEDRGKPSWANRLLNAWLSASGDYDALPVLNFYKVYRAMVRAKVHALRLSQVEDEVTRAECLQHCVNYLNLAASYTQARQAALLITHGLSGSGKSWGCRPLVEQWGYIQLRSDVERKRLTTLPADSLYNPAMNARTYDRLATLTTLALQHDYPVVVDATFLDIAQRQRFQTLAQQLHVRFLILHFSGTPAQLQANITQRQYIGTDASDADLAVLQQQLTHYKPLQDNEPCVTVRCNESLPLAKLQALLDCPEKHGVENAP, encoded by the coding sequence ATGTCCTTACACACATCCGACATTCTGTGGGAGGCGATGCGCAACCCCGCATTCTACCCCCATACAACGCACAATATACAAGTAATTCACACCCATATATCGACCATTTTCCTGACCGGCGAGTTCGCTTACAAAGTAAAAAAGCCAGTCAACTTCGGCTTCCTCGACTTTTCGCAACTGGCTGACAGACAGCATTTTTGTGAGGAGGAAATCCGCCTCAACCGGCGTTTAGCGCCACAAATTTACTTAGAAGTAGTGCCTATCCTGCAAATAGGCAACACCTACCAGCTAGGGTCAGCCGCCACACCCGCTGCCGCCATTAATGCTACCGTGGTTGAATATGCAGTCAAAATGCGGCAATTCGATCCCGCGCAACAATTAGATAGGCTATTAGCCGCCGAGCATTTGCCCATTGAATACATGGACGAAATTGCCACACGCCTAACCCAGTTTCATCAGCAAGCAGAATCTGCACCAACTGCCAGCGCATGGGGAACACCGGACAGCATCCTCGCACCGATGCAACAAAATTTCGCTATGCTGCGCCAACACCTGCATGACCTAGTAGTACTTCAACCAACGCTCATGACCCGCCTGAGTGTACTGGAAGCTTGGACACAACAGGAATACTCCCGCTGCCATACCAACTTACTGCAACGTCGGCAAAATGGGCATATCCGCGCCTGTCATGGCGATTTACATCTGGGGAATATAGCCCTGATTGACAGCAAAATCACTTTTTTCGACGGCATTGAATTCAACGAAGCGTTACGTTGGATTGACACTGCCAGCGACACAGCATTCCTCCTGATGGACTTGGAGGACCGGGGCAAACCATCTTGGGCTAACCGTCTGCTCAATGCTTGGCTAAGCGCCAGTGGTGATTATGATGCATTGCCAGTACTCAATTTTTACAAAGTGTATCGGGCAATGGTACGTGCCAAAGTTCACGCCCTGCGCCTCAGTCAAGTGGAAGATGAAGTCACCCGTGCGGAATGTTTACAACACTGCGTCAACTACTTGAACTTGGCAGCAAGCTACACCCAAGCGCGTCAAGCGGCTTTACTGATTACGCACGGCTTGAGTGGTTCGGGCAAGTCATGGGGCTGCCGCCCACTGGTGGAACAATGGGGTTACATCCAACTACGTTCGGATGTGGAACGCAAACGCCTCACCACCCTGCCTGCCGACAGTCTTTACAACCCTGCCATGAACGCCCGCACGTATGACCGACTCGCAACGCTGACAACCCTAGCACTACAGCACGATTATCCAGTAGTGGTGGATGCCACGTTCCTAGATATTGCACAACGCCAGCGTTTCCAAACATTAGCACAGCAATTGCACGTAAGATTTTTAATCTTGCATTTCAGCGGCACACCCGCACAATTGCAAGCCAATATCACGCAACGCCAATACATCGGCACTGATGCCTCCGATGCCGATCTTGCGGTGTTGCAACAACAATTAACCCACTACAAACCATTGCAGGATAATGAACCTTGTGTAACAGTTCGTTGCAATGAAAGTTTACCGTTAGCCAAGCTTCAAGCGCTGCTTGATTGCCCAGAAAAACATGGAGTCGAAAATGCACCTTAA